ATGGAAATTCCCCACGATCAACTTATTGAGTATTTTTATCATCCCATCTCTAATGTATGGTATATAGTTTTTAGCctatttatactatacatatgTTTTATACGTTCTTTTGCTGCTGTGACGCTTGAATATTTCCTGTTGGAGATAAATACCTGACGTTACAGACTAACAGCCCGACAGAGACATCCAACAGAGGTCAATACTTCTTAGTTTCACTGCAGGTTTGAGTCATTGCAGTGGAGGAGCTCTGTTGGGAGGCCGGAACATGTCCTGCGTAATGAGTTCATCTTTTACGACATCTTAAACCTACATTTCTATCGTCTTTATCCTCTGTGCCACAGACCATCCAGAATAATATTATGTAAAACAATCCTCATAGTGCAATCTGACACGTTGTTACCTTTTCCTGTGGAAAACTCAAATCTCACACGTATTTGACTGAGCACATAATACAAAGTAGGGCTCGACCAGGATATCGGTTTCCTTTTACATACGGACCTTAATAAATATCAGTGACTGCATGTCATGGTGAAAATGTCTGTGAAACATGACATGGGATAACAGTTTGCTGCGTCTCTGAATATGTGTGGTAGGTCATCATAAAGCTGGCcaatatttcaatattataGTCTCAGTAGAATTGTATCGTGACAATATGATCACATTGTGTTATTAATGATTACCacactgattttttttattgcatttaatttgtatttgattttgcCTTATAGTGATCAATATGGGTCAAATCTTCTTCTTATTGTGATAATTGCCTCCAAATAGACCAACAATGGCACATTAAGGCCTTAAACAGTTGCTCACAACAACTAATGAACCTCAGCAGGAAACACAGTGACTTCACGATGCTTTAGAAATCATCCacatgaaagtaaaaaaaactaaaactatgataaacatgtatataaaaaaaaccttaCCTTCTCTTGTACTCGTCTCTTTCTCGCTTCACCTTGGCCAGCACGTTGTACAGGGCCCTGATCTCCGGTGTGATGGTGTCGATCTGGACACCGACACCGTCCGGCTGCGTCCAGGAGACCCCGGGGCCTGTGACGCATGATTCCCTCCCGGTGCCAAACCGACGGTTGTGGTTGAAGGACCAGATCGTCCCGGGGAGGAAGCGCGAGGGAGGAGTGGGGATGTTGTTGGTGTTCGTCCCGGCATGAGAGGCGTATTTCTCGTTGATGTTGGTGATAGTTTTGAACGGGTCGGTGGGACTCCGGGCCGGGCTGACGGAGAAATCGGAGGTGGTGAGGTTGGAGTTTGAATCGGTGGAGACTGTGCTCGGGTTGAGGTTGTTCCCCAGCAGGTGTTTGTTCTCAAAAATAGGAGGAGGGTTCAGAGTTGGAGAGAGGAGGCCGCCGGGCAGGTAGGCAGAGTTGTGGACGTTGTGGAGGGGGATGAGGCCCGGTCTGGCTGGAATAGGCCCAATAAATCCAGTCTGGACCCCCATCTCTTTAGTCAGCGGCTTCTGGTGTCCATCCCCTCCGCAGTTATCATCAAgagcctgctgcagctgcttctcCAACACCTTGTTCCTGCGCTCCAGCTCATGCACTTTGGCCAAAAAGCAGCGGAAGCGCAGGTTCAAAGTCTTCAGGACGCTGATGTTGGATCCCAGGTCATTGCGCAGCGCCGCGGCCGCAGGGGGCACGCGGTGCAGAGGGTTGCTCAGGTGCAGGTAGGCGAGGCCCGACGGCGGCAGGGCGCCCAGGTCCAACCCGGACAAACCATCAGGACCGAACCCGCCGTGGTCCCCCAGGAAGTAGCCAGGCTCCATGATGGCGGAGTCGTTTTGGCCCGTCATCTggtagtgctgctgctgcggggCCAGGAAGCCACTCTCCCCCAGGACCGGATTCATGCTCGAATAGGAAAATCTGAAGTGCTCAAAATCCGGCATGAACCCAGACTTCTGCAGTTTATTTTCAACTCGGTAAATAATTCCGTCTATACTCCAATTATAGTCCCAAACTGCAATCAGGCCCAGCtgccttgttttttttagacCCCCCCACCTGGTTTCACCAGATGCTCACCTTTAAGCAGAGGAGCTGTGGGTTTAAGTCAGATAATGCGGATGCTTTACGTAAAGGATGCTTTACAGGCCTAAAGTCGCAGCAAAATAACAAACTGCTAGCATAATATTACAGTTAATCTATATCGATACACTTTGAggaataaatattatataaagtaCAAAAACTCTCGGACACGTTGCAGCAAAATGAGATGACTGAGTTTACTTTTACGCAGGACTAAAATTCTAGTCGAGACAGTGGGGACGCGCACTATCACAAAATGTATATTCTAAGGCTTAGAATAAAGCGCTAATGAGATATTTTGCAGCTTTAACGAAAATATAGGCACCGTACCTGTCTGGCAGAGGAGGAAGTACTAAGTTTTGCACCAGATAATAAGGTGAAATGAGTCCGAGCAGAGTGTCGAGCAGCGGTGCGGCAGAGCTCAGCGATAAACACAAGTGACTGACTGCAGCGTTCACAGACCGTACTGACTGTAACAGAGGAGCAGTGAGCACCGTGCGGTCTGTCTCAGCTACCGTAGTGACCAGAGTAAAGGTGCACCTGTGCTAAAGTCACCCAAATATGAGGGTTTTAAAACTTCCTGGATTAATTTTATGGATGGTAATGTTACATACTCgtaaaaaataagtattttaaaatgcagttaAGTGCACCTTTCAAAAATAAGAGCTAACAGACAAATGTCTACCCTGTTTTCCCAAACGGTTTCATACTCACAGTGGTCAATTACAGCTAATGAACTAACAGCTAACTAATTGCCTCCTCCCTCCTAGGTAGcataatttagctgacgctaaCTTTACTTTACCCAGTTAATCCATGAGTTAATCACAGTGACCGGCTGACGTCCAAAACATTAACTAATAGTTAACAACCAATGGTTTCCGAAAGTCAAAGAAATGTGCTCACTTATAAACATATTGGACACAATTGTGGCAATAGTTATTTCAGGGGTCAGACTTTAGTGGGGTTCGTGTCTCCCTATGTACACCGGAAACGCTCCACTTACCACCGCCATCTTCTCTGGGTGAAACCTCAAACCAATTTCATATTCTGCACAAAACTAAATGTCACTTGTCTTGGCAAGTCTAATAGAACAGCTGGAAAATCCTGgctggaaaatatattttaatagcCCACTGTTTAAATTAAGTGTTTTGACTAGATTACTGTAAatgcacaaatacataaaaaaaagatatatatacatatacacacacacacacacactttgttccaTCTTGTGTTATTCTATTCTAAAATGTTCAATATCTGAAGCATGTCAGCGGGCtgcaactgcatttcattgtgaaATCCTGTATGACAATAAAGCTGAGCCTCGCTGTATGACACCCGCAACTGATTCAGCAAATCAGATGACTGAATGTTGGGTGATATTTTCTCCCCTAATGATTTGAATTAAAAGTGAACCACAAAGTAGGGAGTCTCTCATAGTTTGAGGGGTGAGTGTCATTatccatctttaaaaaaaaggtaatcAAGAGACATGATTTAGATACAATGAGGAGTGACATGTCTCCTGAGAAAACTACACCTCCTGTACAGCATCCTCCTAACTTCCATCCTTCCTCTTGGTTTCAGTCTGATATTGGACAAAGTAACTGCCCAACTAGATGTTGGCTGTTCTCCCAGAAATTAATTTCATATGCCGCACCAGACTCAATGTCACTTGTCTGGGCAGGACTAATTTAACAGCGTTAACAGGTTCTAGCTGGAACTGCTCACCGTTTGAATATTTGTCACCCGTCTTTATTTTGGGGTATTCAGACAAAGTCAAACCTGAGTAATTAAGATTTTGTGTGTCGTTTAAGACAACACTATTTACCTTTATTTGAAAGCTTATGTACCAGCATATGGGTAGACACCAGGAACACATTCAATTCAATGAATAGCAGACCCATTATCTAGAGATAGGCAGGTATACACACACTAAATCACAGGgagtacaaaataaaatcataacACTGCATATCTTTCCACAAACTGAGGACTTTATTATCATGTCAAGTGCAAAGGAGCCAGTGTGCAACAAGCCCATTCAGTACAATACATTTCAGTTTCTACAAACACTGCTTAGTGCAGCCTTCACTGCTGGACAGAGCAGAGGTGATCATATACAAACGTGTTATTATCATAATCATCTAGACGTAGCAGTTTGTCAGAAGCGGTTTGCTCCTGGGGGCAGATGGCACAGCATACATTTACAGCATCAGTGAAGTATGAGGGAATCATGGGAAGGAACGATGAGTCAAGACTTTACTCCTTGGAGAACATGTGCAGGACCAGGTCGCACACACGGTTGCTGTAGCCGAACTCGTTGTCGTACCTGCAGACAAACCGGGAACAGAGATTGAGGTTACAGAGAGTGGGAAATATGGGATATTACTGATTGGAAAAATATGTCCCATCAGAGATGAGCATGGATTATAGATAGATTGTTGTTTTGCATGATAAAAATGGGCTGTTTAAATGCTCGTCCTTGTAAAGATACAACATGAAGAGCACATTTCCCAAAGGATGAAAAAAAGCATCTTCTTTTGTTGACATGGAAAATTTCTTTGTGGCGACAAAGCTACCAGATGACCCGAGTACTCACTCAGCAGAACACCTGTGCAGTTAATAAGAACTTCTccctgtatacacacacacacacacactttaattcaCACAGGGCATCCTCAGCTGATCAGTGTTCAGAGACATTAATGAACCTGCTACGCTGCAAACTGTTCGCTCACCATGAAACCAGCTTGACAAAGTGGTCGTTGAGTGCAATGCCGGCGCTGGCGTCAAAGATGGAGGAGCGAGGATCGCTGTTGAAGTCTGTAGACACAACCTGAGCAGAAAGAGGCAGACGCAACTGTTTGTACATGCAGCGGTGCAGTAAATATAGAGCTGTTCACATAGACTGTAAGAAACTAGATAAAGCTGCAGGATGTCATTTGTGATTCTGGACACATGAGGGGCAGCAGGCAGGACCTGCAGCAACACAGGCATGAATGATTGAATGTGCAAATATCTGCATATTTGGCTTTTTAGATTATAAATtcagtggatttgtttttaactttagaGATACTTCATCAGTTTAAGTTGCACGGACACCTTGATCTGCCATGTTATTATAGATTTGCTGACATCTAGTGGCTCGTGTATGGCTTTACACAAACTCgcataaatataatatctgaCACTTGTTCATACAATGTAGATAAAATGtagacatttgttttctgtacCTGGTCCTCGGTGTATCCCAGAATTCCCTTCATGGGTCCCTCAGCAGCGGCCTTGATCACCTTCTTGATGTCGTCGTACTTTGCCTGAAGGACGAGACGCATCAACTCATTTAAACTGAGGGTTCAATGTGGGTTTTAAAAGTGGCAGCTAgattttaagtgtttattatAAAGTGCGAGTCTAAataacattacaggtcattcagcagacgctcttatccagagcgacttacagtgagctgactacagggacagtctccctggagcaactcggggttaagtgccttgctcaggggcacaatggtggcagcctggtattgaactctgGTGTTGtctttggaagccgtaccactagaccatcaccaccaaTAACAGTGTTATGTCTCAAAACGACGGACGGCTACGAGTAAAAGATAAGTCTTGATTCAGTGGAAGGTCGAGCGCAAGATTTTCTTCCCCATCAACcccacatttacagtaaaacaaaaggtTAATCATCAGCTGTATATTGGTTCCAGAGTGAAGCTTTTATACATTATAAAAGGTTAGGTGATACTTACGGGTTTCTCCAGACGGACGGTCAGATCAACGACGGAGACGTTGGGGGTGGGGACACGGAAAGCCATACCGGTCAGTTTTCTGTAAGAAGACAGTCAACAATCAGATACGGAGTACAAACATCAAAACGCATTCGTTAGATGATTTTAGTTGCGTTTTATTCCCCTTGATCTCTTCTCAATCATCTCCTCCATAAAGCTCAGAGGTCAAGCTCAGCTGGTAAACAGCACTGCTTGGTGACACAATGTCCTCTGGCTGAATGTGGATCTGCTTACTCAAGTCAAAAGGTTCTGATACTTTTATAATTTCAATTAGTTTTCACCTAATTTCAGTTTAGAGTTGAGTTAGTTTTCAGAGTGACTTTGCTAGTTTCAGTTATTCAGGTTTTTGTTAGGGCCATCCATAATGTCTCAGAAGTATGtagctacatatacatatgaaaTGTATGGTTGGAGAACTGTAGAAAAGGCCGTAAGGTTGAAATATTTTGATTAGAGAATCAACTCGAGTACTCTTTTACTACCACACTCCTCTCTCAATCATACTGACCCCAGTGGTTATCAGACCGGAGCTGAAGAGCTTGGTTAGATAGCATTTGATCGACTGCAATATTAAAGTCATGTGGAGCAATTCTTCTGGAATGTCAAGTCCGTTCAATTTCTGTGCTTCAATGTCACGAGAGTTGCCGAAAATGTATGCAGTCTCCATTTTTCAGTAGTGATATTCTATAGCTTTTTTTACATGGCCTTATCTGTACTTTTCTCTTAATAGTTTCATCTTACAACATATTTTCCACTTCACAATAACCCTGGTCACAGCCCTAAATAGAAATCATGTGAATCGTACCCGTTCAGCTCGGGGACGACCTTGCTCACGGCCTTGGCAGCTCCGGTGGAGGCGGGGATGATGTTCTGGGAGGCACCACGTCCGTCCCTCCACAGTTTACCAGAGGGACCATCAACGGTCTTCTGTGTGGCGGTGATGGCGTGGATTGTGCTCTGGAGGAGaggcagcagagggcagcattAGGAGACAGATTTGTGATTTATGTGTTGAATAAAATTGTTTAGATTACATCCTATGAATTAGGCAATGCTGTTGTAGCAACAAACTATTCTACCATATCAGAGCATTTTAGTCAAGTAAGAAACACATTTGCTAGTTTCAtcttcataaatgtttgtttttcccttCGCTTTATGGCTGCTGGTCAGACAAAGTAATGTCATCACAGGGAATCCCTCTGATAAATTGTAGTCAACATTTGTTAGTGACGTCAATACAATTAGAAAGTTATTCATAAAAGGAATCGATAAATTACTTCAATTTTCAAACGTTCAAGCTCTTTTCCATTTATCCTTAAATGCTCTAATGTAGTAAtcttaattattaaaatgtctgaGTTGTTTACCATGAGACCCTCAACGATGCCAAAGTTATCGTTGATGACCTTGGCGAGGGGAGCCAGGCAGTTTGTTGTGCAGGAAGCGTTGCTATGGAGACAAGGGACTATATGTTACCTATGCAAAGTTAAGGCATTACTTATACCAGAAGTGCAGACACTCAGTATATGTTAAGAGATGATCTTGGTTTGTCATTGGCAGAGCATTGAAAAGCATCCAAATGTTCACATGTGTTGTTGCCAAGTTTGCTAACACTTAACCTGCTGCGTCACACCGACAGGACTTCTCACTTCTGATTATCAATCTGTTAAAACTATAAAAGGTAATAAAGCATAAACTAAAACAGACTAcaactttaaaaacagacaaagtaAACCAATCTACTGTATCGGAAAAGTAACCGATTAGATTTGGAATCGGCGGCGACTCACCTGACCACCGTCATGGAGTTGTCGTACTTCTCGTGGTTGACGCCCATGACGAACATTGGAGCGTCAGCGCTGGGAGCGGAGATCACCACCCTCTTAGCACCGCCCTTCAGGTGAGCCTAGAGGGacacagaggtcaaaggtcgggAAATTAATGTCAAATGAGACCGACATGACGGAGCTTTAAAATGAGTCATTATTTCTATACAAGTCATTTGTAGCTCCATTAATGCCccagaataaaacaatatactACATTATATCTTTTCAGGGTAATATTTCACCTACAGTTTGCAGTAATGGAGCACAAATTATATTAAAAGAACATAAAATCTGAAAATAGATTAAATACAGAGAAGTTTATACAGACTTCTGTTACTGACAAACATGTGAATATTTACTTCAATAATCTTTTTGAACAaccatttcatgtttttttgctGAAACTATCCATTCTTATCATCTCCCTGGCAGTTGTTAAACTTACAGAGGCTTTTTCGATGGTGGTAAACACGCCGGTGGACTCCACAACATAGTCAGCTCCCGCGTCGCTCCACTTGATGTTGGCGGGGTCCCTCCTGTTTAAAtacatcacacaacacacaagagGTTAGTCTGCGCTGAAACAGACTCAAAGGTTAAGCTGATAATATGCcgtgttaaaaaatgtaaatctaaaAGTGTGCATACTCGTGGAAGACCATGATGCTCATGTTGCCGATGACCAGCTTGCCGCCCTCGGCCTTCACCTCTCCGTGCTTCCACACACCGTGAGTGGAGTCGTACTTGAACATGTAAACCTGCAGGAGGGGAAGATGGGATGagaggaacatttaaaaacaaaagtattagcacCTGCATCTCACAGTAAAATACCCattagaataaaaaacaaatagggTCTTTAAATCATTGTGTAGCTGCAACATGTCGGCTTTCAAACCTTTAGCTCGCTTAAAGCTTTAAAACCAATCATTTTGCAACTCCTCATTACCCAAAGATGTATTTGCAGACTAATCTTACTAAACTTGACCGCCTTTAACGTGCCATTAGTTTACAGGATCATGCGCGCCCATATTTCACTAAACATGACCAAAATTAACTTTGAGAATTATAAAATGATCTTTAAGcatttggaaaaacaaaaccgGCAGTCCTCTCACCATGTAGTCCAGATCGATGAAGGGGTCGTTGATGGCCACCACCTCGACCTTGCCTCCTGAGGCGGCGGCGCGGGTCACCAGACGACCAATACGTCCAAATCTGAATTTCAGAAGGATGTAGTCAGCAAAATCACAGCGGGGGCAGTGTGTAAAcaccattttattttacagtttagaGAATTCAGAGACAACCAGACATCCAACATGGATTAAAGAACAAAGTATcaagtaaaaactaaatcatttaaaaaccttttattttagagCAGCTTTTGTGCAACACTGCTTCATACACCTCACGCCACATTGTCCCTCTCTTGCCAGCAGGTGGCACTGAAAGCCAGCTAATAAGACAGTCACAGCGAAGGACAGCAGGCCCTACAAGGCCCGCCAACCTTGACTGAAGATAACAATGGTTGGCACCGGCAGCCGAAAGCCTGTTTACGCCTAATATGGCTGCAGTCACAGCAGGTCAAACAGCGAGAGGCCTGACACTGGAGAGCGGAGCAGACGGAGCCGTTAGGACACTTATTTTAACCACTTCACTGGAAGATGAGACAGTAGCGCTCTGATAATGAGTGATCATCAGAGGAGAAATCTCCAACATCCTTCAACTTACAGGAGGAAGCAGACGTGTGGACAAGGGCGATGTTACCTCCCAGACACAGATTGACTTTTAAAGAAGGTCACACATTAAccacaggaaaataaaatgtactgcAGGAGAACTGCCCACTATGGATTAAGAGAATATTGTATAGACTGAAGTGACTTTAGCATTAGCCTAAGGCAGGTGATGTTTTAAAGGTCAGTTAAGGAAGAAATTACACAGTTCTCAACTCTGCATTGTTAATACATCCTCCAACTTTTAATTATGTCTTTGAAAAGGAGATGATCCTAAAAGCTCATTTGGTTTTGCTTCTTTGCAACGGTCTGACTGACTATGCCTGAGCGCTTTCatgcaaataaatgaattcagtcagaagtacagagagaagagttGCCACATAACAAAGCTCTGATGGTGACATTAGTTTGTCCATACAACAGAAATCTATTATGAACATAATGTACAACCTTTCAGAGCACAGACGAGGCTGCTGTAGTCTCGCAGAAAGTACTTTTCAGTGAAAATAAGTACTGAACCAGGCAGGTTGAACTAACCTCAGTCAACACTGTACGTGTGTAAATGACTTCTACACAACTGCAATTATTCAGATTGTGTGAAACTGCCAGCATGACTTGTAAATGTCCCAGAAATCATTGCGTCGCTAGAGTCAAAACATTTCCTGCGGAGACTCAAGTAACTCCATTACTAAAGATCATGCAAATTCTTTAACGCTGAGTAAGCGTTCTTTATCAGATTGAATACTAATATAAAGCGATAGCTGCAGCCCTCTGTGTTGCCATAACAATAACAGCTTATAGGACTTTTTGGTGAAGCAGGAAGTTTCTATGTATAATAATCAAGCGGACAGCAGGTTGAAGCAGTGAGGGGGGGGGCTCCACTGTGTGGTATACAATCTGTTCATGTTCAGCGCTGACTGAGTCCCGTTATGTAACATCACATCTCCAGCACTCACATTATATACCTACTGCAAGTTACCATGGGACCGTTTGAAACTAAACCCTGTGACAGACAATCACACACCTAAATAAGAGCCCTTGTCTCCATCTAAGATAGAAATGTCAAAGTGCACCTGGAGGTTAAAACTGACGATGGAAGGTCAGtgattgtattttcattttttaaagttaattaaGTTAATGCTTTTTTTGATTTGGAGAATTATCTGAGGTTTGCACTCGAGTCTAGTCTCAAGATTTAGGCATTTcaaaaagtagaaaaataaatctggtgaATTACTGACACTATATAAATGctttaaactatttttaaacCATGCAGACCATTTAGTAGCAGTGGACAGccacaggtcagaggtcagaggacCAACTACTGTTCTGCCTTGCTCATGCGCAGCAGCAGTTTTCTTGCATATCTTTGCAGGGGGCGATTAATGGGAGAACATGCAAACGAGTTTGTCAGTGATAAAACCTCATTGTCTACATTTCTGCCTTCCTTTACAGGAAGAATGACATGAGTGTCAGTGGACATTAgagtttcacaatgtttgttttgggaAGCCACCAAGCAGCCAGAAGGCCAAAATGGACCAGAGCCCATCTTCTGTTTCTGAGGCCCAGTGTGGGCTTTGGGGTGAGGCCAGAATCACGGAGCTAAATCTCCCTGCAGCTCGacagcagctgcttcacagaggaggaggaaacgtTTCACTGGTGATCTCCTGGTGTGAGCAGCGCCTAGAAACCGCCGGCCGGATGATCTCTGAACTTCAGCAGAAAGGTTAGAGGGTT
This region of Cottoperca gobio chromosome 11, fCotGob3.1, whole genome shotgun sequence genomic DNA includes:
- the LOC115015592 gene encoding glyceraldehyde-3-phosphate dehydrogenase-like codes for the protein MVKIGINGFGRIGRLVTRAAASGGKVEVVAINDPFIDLDYMVYMFKYDSTHGVWKHGEVKAEGGKLVIGNMSIMVFHERDPANIKWSDAGADYVVESTGVFTTIEKASAHLKGGAKRVVISAPSADAPMFVMGVNHEKYDNSMTVVSNASCTTNCLAPLAKVINDNFGIVEGLMSTIHAITATQKTVDGPSGKLWRDGRGASQNIIPASTGAAKAVSKVVPELNGKLTGMAFRVPTPNVSVVDLTVRLEKPAKYDDIKKVIKAAAEGPMKGILGYTEDQVVSTDFNSDPRSSIFDASAGIALNDHFVKLVSWYDNEFGYSNRVCDLVLHMFSKE
- the iffo1a gene encoding intermediate filament family orphan 1 isoform X2; translated protein: MPDFEHFRFSYSSMNPVLGESGFLAPQQQHYQMTGQNDSAIMEPGYFLGDHGGFGPDGLSGLDLGALPPSGLAYLHLSNPLHRVPPAAAALRNDLGSNISVLKTLNLRFRCFLAKVHELERRNKVLEKQLQQALDDNCGGDGHQKPLTKEMGVQTGFIGPIPARPGLIPLHNVHNSAYLPGGLLSPTLNPPPIFENKHLLGNNLNPSTVSTDSNSNLTTSDFSVSPARSPTDPFKTITNINEKYASHAGTNTNNIPTPPSRFLPGTIWSFNHNRRFGTGRESCVTGPGVSWTQPDGVGVQIDTITPEIRALYNVLAKVKRERDEYKRRWEEEYTARMDLQEKVAELEEDLQESEVCQDELAMRVKQLKAELVLFKGLVSNNLSDLDSKIQEKAMKVDMDICRRIDITARLCDVAQQRNCEDMIHMFQQVATPPCTLSGRARKQSGQLAKGGDGDELSMSESEGGGGKDEESCSTSANQINEQMQRMLNQLRECEFDDDCDSLAWEETEETLLLWEDFPGYPLGVETQGELQQQEESIEEVIKDTECLFKSREKEYQETIDQIELELATAKSDMNRHLHEYMEMCSMKRGLDVQMETCRRLITQSGDRESPTHITLTVDDSDSEEKKKPALHAESETSKSYCDAAIPTLTWRKP